The Halomicronema hongdechloris C2206 genome includes a window with the following:
- a CDS encoding DUF4058 family protein, translating to MPNPFPGMNPYLEQPDYWSDFHNQLVAAIARRLVPQLLPKYRVVTDKWVYTVTDALTVAMGRPDVSIQQRQTNPTPIATTPKATGHPVKVRVPVPMEMQQSYLEVKDAATQIVVTVLEVLSPANKRGEGRSKYMAKRQQILGSQTHLVEIDLLRAGQPFLMEPDVAQSHYRILVSRAPQRPLADLYAFNVSDVIPAVPLPLGPEDEDVLLNVQSLLSELYEQLGYDYFIDYEQAPPMPWLAAELQPYLSKES from the coding sequence ATGCCCAATCCTTTCCCAGGAATGAATCCGTATCTGGAACAGCCTGATTACTGGTCAGACTTCCATAACCAGCTGGTGGCCGCGATCGCTCGGCGTCTTGTGCCTCAACTGCTGCCCAAATATCGAGTGGTCACCGATAAGTGGGTTTATACCGTTACCGACGCGCTTACCGTGGCGATGGGTCGACCTGACGTCAGCATTCAGCAACGACAGACTAATCCTACCCCAATTGCCACGACGCCCAAGGCAACAGGGCACCCCGTTAAAGTCAGAGTGCCAGTCCCGATGGAAATGCAGCAGTCTTACCTAGAAGTGAAAGATGCAGCCACCCAGATTGTTGTCACCGTGCTTGAGGTACTGTCGCCAGCTAATAAAAGAGGTGAGGGTCGCAGTAAATATATGGCCAAACGACAGCAGATTCTGGGTAGTCAAACGCACTTAGTTGAGATTGATTTGCTGCGGGCAGGGCAGCCGTTTTTGATGGAACCAGATGTGGCTCAAAGTCATTATCGCATCTTGGTCAGCCGAGCCCCACAGCGGCCGCTGGCAGATTTATACGCCTTCAACGTGTCTGATGTGATTCCGGCAGTTCCCCTGCCTCTGGGGCCAGAAGATGAAGATGTTTTATTGAATGTGCAATCTTTGTTGAGCGAACTCTACGAACAGCTCGGCTATGACTACTTTATTGATTATGAACAAGCACCACCGATGCCTTGGCTAGCCGCAGAGCTACAGCCCTATTTATCTAAAGAATCATAG
- a CDS encoding DUF29 family protein: MEELLEIRELLLANRVADALQLVEEMTEMSKDDKLNKIFSFGIILLIHLIKQAAEGQSTRSWETSILNAVKQIQRTNRRRKAGGTYLTLGELRETLEDAYSSALRQAALEAFEGRYEAAELGQMVDQKAIIEQAIALVLEAAGDRNTGS, encoded by the coding sequence ATGGAAGAGTTGCTGGAAATACGGGAATTATTACTAGCGAATCGGGTTGCTGATGCCTTGCAACTGGTCGAGGAAATGACGGAGATGAGCAAAGATGACAAGCTCAACAAGATTTTTAGCTTTGGCATCATCCTGCTCATCCATCTCATCAAACAAGCCGCGGAAGGACAATCCACTCGTTCCTGGGAAACGTCGATTTTGAATGCCGTTAAGCAAATTCAACGAACCAATCGAAGACGTAAAGCGGGGGGCACCTATTTGACCTTGGGAGAATTGCGGGAAACTCTGGAAGATGCCTACAGTTCGGCGTTGCGACAGGCGGCATTGGAGGCATTTGAAGGTCGCTATGAAGCAGCGGAGTTGGGGCAGATGGTTGACCAGAAAGCCATCATCGAGCAGGCGATCGCTCTCGTCTTGGAAGCGGCTGGCGATCGCAACACGGGTTCATGA
- a CDS encoding Uma2 family endonuclease: MTAQTAPQFQPLLLQLPDDVTLQVTPEQFAALAAANRDLKLERTATGELIVNPPTGGKSGKRNLSISTQLGIWFEANDSLGEAFDSSTGFALPNGANRSPDAAWVRRKRWDALTPEQQEGFVPLCPDFVVELRSKTDALKTLQAKMQEYIDNGAQLGWLIDPQTRRVEIYRPGKAVEILENPDTLSGESVLPGFTLTLQRIWT, translated from the coding sequence ATGACGGCACAAACGGCACCGCAATTCCAGCCCCTTTTGCTTCAGCTTCCGGATGACGTGACGCTACAGGTCACGCCAGAGCAGTTCGCGGCCCTTGCGGCGGCCAACCGTGACCTGAAATTAGAGCGAACGGCAACCGGAGAATTGATTGTGAATCCCCCCACTGGTGGTAAATCTGGTAAGCGCAACCTGAGCATCAGCACTCAGTTGGGCATCTGGTTTGAAGCCAATGATTCCCTGGGCGAAGCCTTTGATTCTTCTACCGGATTTGCATTACCCAACGGGGCCAATCGTTCTCCAGATGCTGCTTGGGTACGCCGGAAGCGGTGGGACGCTCTGACCCCAGAGCAGCAAGAGGGCTTTGTGCCGCTATGCCCAGACTTTGTGGTGGAACTGCGCTCAAAAACAGACGCCCTCAAAACGCTTCAGGCAAAGATGCAAGAATACATCGATAACGGTGCCCAGTTGGGCTGGCTGATTGACCCGCAAACCCGACGGGTAGAAATCTATCGCCCCGGTAAAGCAGTGGAGATTTTGGAAAATCCTGACACGTTATCGGGCGAATCGGTGTTGCCCGGCTTCACCCTGACCTTGCAACGCATTTGGACATGA
- a CDS encoding TerC family protein, protein MLDRLLEFSSNLGVDTLLLLPVLVALEAVLSADNAIALAAIAQGLSSETQQRRALNLGLVVAFGLRMALILTASWVLHFWQFEVAGALYLLWLVYQHFTGDEDAAHHHHGPRFANLWQAIPVIAFTDLAFSLDSVTTAIALSREVWIIMLGGAIGIITLRFLAGLFIRWLDEYEYLEDAGFITVAFVGLRLLLRVINPEWVPPEWVMVSLIVALFAWGFSKRTSCVLPSLTDEAVRETAAWESDPTAPAPVLNESTDSLEPSERQTSEPELTRWR, encoded by the coding sequence ATGCTGGATCGCTTGCTAGAGTTTTCATCCAACCTGGGGGTCGATACCCTATTACTGTTGCCGGTACTGGTGGCATTGGAAGCAGTGTTGTCAGCCGATAATGCGATCGCATTGGCGGCCATTGCCCAGGGCTTGAGTTCCGAAACCCAACAACGACGAGCCCTGAACTTAGGGTTGGTGGTCGCCTTTGGCCTACGCATGGCCTTGATTCTCACTGCCAGTTGGGTGCTCCATTTCTGGCAATTTGAAGTGGCTGGGGCCCTTTATTTACTCTGGTTGGTGTATCAGCACTTCACCGGCGACGAAGATGCCGCCCACCATCACCATGGCCCTCGCTTTGCCAATCTCTGGCAAGCGATTCCAGTCATTGCCTTCACCGATCTAGCCTTTTCCCTAGACAGCGTCACCACCGCCATTGCCCTCTCCCGGGAAGTCTGGATTATCATGCTGGGGGGCGCCATCGGCATCATTACCCTGCGGTTCCTGGCCGGGCTCTTCATTCGTTGGCTGGATGAATATGAATATCTAGAAGATGCTGGATTCATCACCGTGGCTTTCGTGGGCCTGCGACTGCTGCTGCGGGTGATCAATCCAGAGTGGGTGCCTCCGGAGTGGGTTATGGTATCCCTGATTGTGGCATTATTCGCCTGGGGCTTCTCGAAGCGCACCAGTTGTGTGCTGCCGTCCTTAACCGATGAAGCCGTCAGGGAAACCGCCGCTTGGGAGTCAGATCCCACCGCCCCTGCGCCTGTCCTGAACGAGTCTACCGATAGTCTGGAGCCCTCTGAGCGACAAACATCGGAGCCGGAATTGACCAGATGGCGTTAA
- a CDS encoding putative bifunctional lysylphosphatidylglycerol flippase/synthetase, whose protein sequence is MQQRFLQIASVALAVSLFSLAAWRLTQEFQQYPPQQIWQSLLTIPTESALVAAVLVVLNYGVLTSYDTLAVRFVKRPLRYSQTALVAITSYGLSNSIGFTLLSSSAIRYRFYLAWGLSPLTIARIIIFCNLSFWVGVLTLCGVVFLTASLSLPAALNLPFQSLQVLGSVCLAIILGYLGWNALSQKALQIGRWRLPHVPMKLALVQVAVTSLDWVTEAAILYILLPPLPLTLHGFVGVYVLGQLAGIFSHVPGGLGVFETVLLLILSPPLPADALLASLLAFRAIYYGLPLLAACLLLGSYELHRDMERG, encoded by the coding sequence ATGCAACAGCGATTCCTACAGATTGCTTCGGTTGCCTTGGCTGTTAGCTTGTTTAGCTTAGCAGCCTGGCGATTAACTCAGGAGTTCCAGCAGTATCCGCCCCAGCAAATTTGGCAAAGCTTACTGACGATTCCGACGGAATCGGCGCTGGTGGCAGCGGTCTTAGTCGTGCTCAACTACGGTGTGCTCACCAGCTACGATACGCTGGCGGTGCGATTTGTCAAACGGCCGCTGCGCTATAGCCAAACGGCACTGGTGGCCATTACCAGTTATGGCCTCAGCAACAGCATTGGGTTTACTCTCTTGAGCAGCAGTGCCATTCGCTATCGTTTCTATCTCGCTTGGGGGCTGTCGCCTTTAACCATTGCCCGCATCATTATCTTTTGTAATCTCAGCTTCTGGGTGGGAGTGCTTACCCTATGTGGGGTTGTCTTTTTGACCGCTTCCTTGTCGCTGCCTGCCGCTTTGAACTTACCGTTTCAATCCTTACAGGTCTTGGGCAGCGTCTGTCTAGCCATTATCTTGGGGTACTTAGGCTGGAATGCTCTGAGCCAGAAGGCCTTGCAGATCGGTCGCTGGCGACTGCCCCATGTACCGATGAAGCTGGCTCTAGTCCAAGTTGCCGTCACCTCTCTGGACTGGGTCACAGAGGCAGCTATTCTGTACATATTGTTGCCGCCCTTGCCTCTGACTTTGCATGGCTTTGTGGGAGTCTATGTATTGGGGCAGCTGGCTGGGATCTTCAGCCATGTGCCAGGGGGATTGGGGGTGTTCGAGACGGTGCTGCTGCTGATCCTATCGCCTCCCTTGCCAGCCGATGCCTTGCTGGCATCGCTGTTGGCGTTTCGGGCCATTTACTATGGCCTGCCCCTATTGGCAGCCTGCCTACTGTTGGGGAGCTATGAGTTACATCGCGATATGGAACGAGGCTAA
- a CDS encoding DUF981 family protein, with product MFINYITLMLTNLAAGLVLLAAYVYWGLDSKQQTLWIPGFGVVGAIALVTGLPMIWTWPVPGVFNMAFGECSVLFGILFAGTSIALAQRWELFTLAVYGFFAGLAAIVYGIRIIDLGLTLKPVVSGLGFILSGLGGVCAAPMLSLKGNKGLRLIAALILLIAALIWLWTDLFAIWNHMQGYSDWQPLPMR from the coding sequence ATGTTTATCAACTACATCACCTTGATGCTGACCAATCTGGCCGCCGGGTTGGTCTTGCTAGCGGCCTATGTCTACTGGGGCTTAGACAGTAAGCAGCAGACCCTGTGGATTCCTGGGTTCGGAGTGGTCGGTGCGATCGCATTAGTCACCGGGCTCCCCATGATTTGGACCTGGCCAGTACCAGGGGTCTTCAACATGGCCTTCGGGGAATGCTCGGTGCTATTCGGCATTCTCTTCGCCGGTACCTCCATCGCCCTCGCCCAGCGCTGGGAGCTTTTCACCTTAGCCGTCTACGGATTCTTCGCTGGCTTGGCCGCCATCGTCTATGGCATCCGCATCATCGATCTGGGCCTGACCCTAAAACCCGTGGTTTCCGGCCTGGGCTTTATTCTCAGTGGCCTGGGCGGAGTCTGCGCCGCTCCCATGTTGTCCCTCAAGGGCAATAAGGGCCTGCGACTCATCGCCGCGCTCATTCTACTCATCGCCGCCCTGATTTGGCTGTGGACGGATCTATTTGCCATCTGGAACCACATGCAAGGCTACAGTGACTGGCAACCCCTGCCGATGCGGTGA
- a CDS encoding HhoA/HhoB/HtrA family serine endopeptidase: MVNSPQNHARHNDANSASTGQAGPVAKVPFHRQGRRWLTPVALVLLGAGIATAGTTVLRSSQPSEPTATGNTVDNASAQVPDATIDAQSRAIAPGNPDFVAAIVNQVGPAVVRIDASRTVTTQVPEIFKDPMFRRFFGDQIPMPAPERRQQGLGSGFITQADGQIITNAHVVEGADTVQVTLKDGRTFEGEVLGTDPVTDVAVIDIDAQDLPTVTLSDSEQIQPGQWAIAIGNPLGLDNTVTAGIISATGRTSSDVGVPDKRVAFIQTDTAINPGNSGGPLLNSQGQVIGMNTAIIQGAQGIGFAIPINTVQDIAQQLATDGRAEHPFLGIQMVTLTPQVKQRINTAPGSDITIPEDETGVLIVEVLSGSPADEAGLQPGDVIKAINGNAIEDGTDVQQQVDQSQIGESLPIDVRREGRDRTITVRPGPLPVQSDN; encoded by the coding sequence ATGGTCAACTCACCTCAGAATCACGCCCGTCACAATGACGCCAACTCTGCCTCGACTGGGCAGGCAGGTCCCGTTGCCAAGGTCCCCTTCCATCGCCAGGGGCGGCGCTGGCTCACCCCCGTAGCCCTAGTGCTCTTAGGGGCGGGGATTGCCACCGCTGGTACGACGGTGCTGCGCTCCTCCCAACCCTCTGAGCCCACCGCCACTGGAAACACCGTTGACAATGCCAGTGCTCAGGTGCCGGATGCAACCATCGATGCCCAATCTAGAGCCATCGCACCGGGAAATCCTGACTTTGTCGCTGCCATCGTGAACCAGGTAGGACCAGCCGTGGTCCGCATTGATGCCTCCCGCACGGTCACCACCCAAGTGCCGGAGATCTTCAAAGATCCCATGTTTCGCCGCTTCTTCGGCGACCAAATTCCCATGCCGGCCCCAGAGCGACGGCAACAGGGGCTGGGGTCTGGCTTTATCACCCAGGCCGATGGTCAGATCATCACCAATGCCCATGTGGTCGAGGGGGCCGACACGGTACAGGTCACCCTCAAGGACGGTCGCACCTTTGAAGGGGAAGTCTTGGGCACAGATCCAGTCACGGATGTGGCAGTGATTGACATTGATGCTCAAGATCTCCCCACCGTTACCCTCAGCGATTCTGAGCAGATTCAACCCGGCCAGTGGGCCATTGCCATTGGCAATCCCCTCGGTCTCGATAACACCGTGACGGCAGGTATTATCAGCGCCACCGGGCGTACCAGTAGCGATGTGGGGGTGCCTGATAAACGGGTGGCCTTCATCCAGACTGATACTGCCATCAATCCCGGCAATTCTGGCGGTCCCCTGCTTAATAGCCAGGGGCAGGTGATTGGCATGAACACCGCCATCATTCAGGGGGCCCAGGGCATTGGCTTCGCCATTCCCATCAATACGGTGCAGGATATTGCCCAGCAACTGGCCACCGATGGTAGAGCCGAGCATCCCTTCCTGGGCATTCAAATGGTCACCCTCACCCCCCAGGTGAAACAGCGGATTAATACTGCCCCTGGCAGTGATATCACCATTCCCGAGGATGAGACCGGCGTCTTGATCGTCGAAGTCCTATCGGGGTCTCCGGCGGATGAAGCTGGCCTGCAACCGGGAGATGTGATTAAGGCGATTAACGGTAACGCCATCGAAGATGGCACCGATGTGCAGCAACAGGTGGACCAAAGCCAAATTGGGGAGTCGCTGCCCATAGACGTGCGTCGGGAGGGACGCGATCGCACCATCACCGTACGCCCGGGTCCCCTTCCGGTTCAATCCGACAACTAG
- a CDS encoding ABC-F family ATP-binding cassette domain-containing protein: MLRLENIGKIYPTGEVLKDVTWEIKPGDRIGLVGVNGAGKSTQLKIIAGEEEPTSGTVVRPADLRIAYLTQEFEVDPSRTVRDEFWTVFSEANAVQHAIHHTIPAQMETADPDELERLIHELDQQQRHFEALGGYGLEARIEKILPEMGFTVEAADRYVSEFSGGWQMRMSLGKILLQNPDLLLLDEPTNHLDLETIEWLENYLKGLTTPMVLISHDREFLDRLCTQIVETERGISTTYLGNYSAYLAQKAEQQAAQLSAYERQQKEIAEQQAFIERFRASATRSTQAKSREKQLEKLERVEAPTAKLKSLKFQFPPAPRSGRDVVIIKDLTHAYGDQILFLEANLLIERGDRIAFLGPNGSGKSTLLRLMMGLERPSEGRVSLGQHNVIPGYFEQNQAEALDLNKTVLDTLHNEVPDWTNEEVRRLLGQFLFSGDVVFKPVRTLSGGEKARLALAKMLLQPANLLILDEPTNHLDIPAKEMLEAALQHYDGTALMVSHDRYFISQVANKIVEIRDGQLRLYRGDYHYYLEKLAEEDAQVRQAALDAEQAAKAAAKRQKAKEKQKAKAAARKAAKS, translated from the coding sequence ATGCTGCGTCTGGAAAACATCGGTAAAATCTATCCCACGGGTGAGGTGTTGAAAGACGTAACCTGGGAAATCAAACCCGGCGACCGCATCGGCCTGGTCGGGGTGAATGGGGCCGGTAAATCCACCCAGCTCAAGATCATTGCCGGCGAAGAAGAGCCCACCAGCGGCACCGTGGTGCGGCCTGCCGATCTGCGCATTGCCTACCTGACTCAAGAGTTTGAGGTAGATCCATCCCGCACCGTCCGGGATGAATTTTGGACCGTCTTCAGCGAAGCCAATGCGGTTCAGCATGCCATTCACCACACCATTCCCGCCCAGATGGAAACGGCTGACCCCGATGAGTTAGAGCGGCTGATCCACGAATTAGATCAGCAGCAGCGCCACTTCGAAGCTCTAGGTGGCTATGGCCTAGAAGCCCGCATCGAAAAAATTCTGCCCGAGATGGGTTTTACCGTCGAAGCTGCTGACCGCTACGTCAGCGAGTTCAGTGGCGGCTGGCAGATGCGCATGAGTTTGGGCAAAATTTTGCTACAGAATCCCGATCTGCTGCTCCTAGACGAGCCCACCAACCACCTCGATCTAGAGACGATTGAGTGGCTGGAGAATTATCTCAAGGGACTCACCACCCCCATGGTCCTCATCTCCCACGACCGGGAGTTCCTCGACCGCCTCTGCACCCAGATTGTGGAGACAGAGCGGGGCATATCGACCACCTACCTGGGTAACTACAGCGCTTACTTGGCTCAAAAAGCTGAGCAGCAGGCGGCTCAACTCAGTGCCTACGAGCGCCAACAGAAGGAAATTGCCGAACAGCAGGCCTTCATCGAGCGCTTCCGAGCCAGTGCTACCCGCAGCACCCAGGCCAAGAGCCGGGAAAAGCAACTGGAGAAATTGGAGCGGGTCGAGGCGCCCACGGCTAAACTCAAGTCCTTAAAATTCCAGTTTCCCCCGGCCCCTCGCAGCGGTCGCGACGTCGTTATCATCAAGGACCTCACCCATGCCTATGGTGACCAGATTCTATTTCTAGAGGCCAATCTGTTGATCGAGCGGGGCGATCGCATCGCCTTCCTAGGGCCGAATGGGTCGGGCAAGTCTACCCTGTTGCGGCTGATGATGGGGTTAGAGCGTCCCAGTGAGGGCCGAGTCTCCCTGGGGCAGCACAATGTCATCCCCGGCTATTTCGAGCAGAACCAGGCTGAAGCCCTAGACCTCAATAAAACCGTCCTCGATACCCTGCACAACGAAGTCCCTGACTGGACCAACGAAGAAGTGCGGCGTTTACTGGGGCAGTTTCTGTTTAGTGGTGATGTGGTATTTAAGCCGGTGCGCACCCTCAGTGGCGGTGAAAAGGCGCGTCTGGCTTTGGCCAAAATGCTATTGCAACCGGCCAATTTACTCATCTTAGATGAGCCCACCAACCACTTAGACATTCCCGCTAAAGAGATGCTAGAAGCTGCCCTGCAGCATTACGACGGCACCGCTTTGATGGTCTCCCACGACCGCTACTTCATCTCTCAGGTGGCCAACAAGATTGTCGAGATTCGCGATGGCCAGTTGCGCCTCTACCGCGGAGATTACCACTACTATTTAGAAAAATTAGCCGAGGAAGACGCCCAGGTCCGCCAAGCGGCCCTGGATGCAGAGCAAGCGGCTAAGGCTGCTGCCAAGCGCCAGAAAGCCAAAGAAAAACAGAAAGCGAAGGCAGCCGCCCGCAAGGCCGCCAAATCTTAG